From Bradyrhizobium sp. sBnM-33:
TATCGCGGAATGACAAGCGACAAGATTCGCTTCATTCCGAACTGGGCAACGCTTGCGCGTGGCGTTCGCGCGATCGACCCGGACAATCCGTACCGCCGTTCGCTTTCCGCCCGCTTCGTCGTTGGCCTCTCGGGCAATCTCGGCTTTACCCACGATCCCGTCATCGTGTTCGAAGCGGCGCGCCTGCTGCGCGACGACAACGATATCCACTTCCTGCTGTCGGGCTGGGGAATCGGCTTTGACCAGTTGAAGGCCATGCAGGCTGAGGCAAAGCTCCCGAACGTTACCCTGGTCGATCGCGTCGAGGACGAGCAGCTAGAGGCGTTTCTTTCGGCGGCGGACGTCTGGATCATTCCCTACCGCAGGAACGTCGCCGGCGTGTCGGTGCCCAGCCGCTTCTACAATCTGCTGGCGATCGGCCGTCCGGTAGTCCTGGTTTCCGAAGCGGATGCCGAGGCGGCACTGACGGTCATCGAGCACGATGTCGGCTGGGTGGTCGAGCCCGGCAACGCCGACGAACTGGCGAAAGCGGTCAGTCGCGCCGCCGGGGCCGACGACCCACAGCGGGCCGAACGCGCGGCTGAAATCTCCAGGGGATTTGATTTTGAAATCGCCATGGCCGAGTATTGCGGCCTGATCCGCGAGCTCGCGCGGAAGTAGCTGGATCAGGCGCGAGACGGTTGCCGACGTGAGAAACGGTGCATCAGGAGCGCCGTCGCGGCGCCTCCAGCGCCGAGAAGCAGGCCTGCTATCGTAGCGGACGAGGTCATGGCCGAGCCGATCGCCAGTGCAGCCAGCACGAGGTTGAGCGCGAACACTTCGCTCACCACGCGCGATACGGAAAAGCCGTTGTCGGTGGCGCGCTGATAGAAGTGGGTGCGATGCGCGGCCCAGAACGGCTCGCGCCGCGCGACGCGTCGGAGCAGCGTGACGGTCGCGTCGGCGAGGTAATAGAGCGGCAACAGTAGCGCCGCTGCCACCTGCTGATGCCAGGCGAGCTGCAAGAGACACCAGCCGGCCAACAGGCCGATCGGCAGGCTGCCGACGTCACCGAGAAAGATTTTTGCGACCGGCCGGTTGAAAGGCGCGAAGCCGAGCATCGCGCCGAACAGCGCTGCGGCGGCGACTGTCGTCGATGCCGGAAGTCCGCCGAGCCAGCCGAGCAGAACGAGTGCGCCGGTGATGGGCACGATCTCGGCGACCGTCATCAGGTCCAGCCCGTCCATGAAGTTGACGAGGTTCACGAACCACAGGCCTGCGAGGATCAGGAGGCCGCGCTCGAGCCAGAGCGGGCAGGCGGGAACGATCCGTAAGCTTTCGGGGGCGACCAAGATCACCGCGGCGACGGCTAGTCCCTGCAGCAACAGCCGCGGTACTACGGGAAGCGAATTGACGTCATCGGTCAAGCCGACGGCCGCGATGAACAGCGTTGCGCCGAACACGGCTATGGGGATTTTCATCTCCGCCATACCCGCAAACGCGATGACCGTGACGGCCGCGATCA
This genomic window contains:
- a CDS encoding glycosyltransferase family 4 protein, yielding MQKSGKVVVVSQHYPPDPSTTAAIMAAISDRVAQEADVLVLSGTAGSAISAQAGKPEVVEVKNWMPGKGALGKRAVAELLFTVRMFFVLLGKLRRGDVTLTVPAPFMLPYAFAAAAKLKGARSALIVHDLYPDVLVMAGLLKPQSMVAKAMRVLNGPMFRTLDAVVIIGRDTEKLLLRYRGMTSDKIRFIPNWATLARGVRAIDPDNPYRRSLSARFVVGLSGNLGFTHDPVIVFEAARLLRDDNDIHFLLSGWGIGFDQLKAMQAEAKLPNVTLVDRVEDEQLEAFLSAADVWIIPYRRNVAGVSVPSRFYNLLAIGRPVVLVSEADAEAALTVIEHDVGWVVEPGNADELAKAVSRAAGADDPQRAERAAEISRGFDFEIAMAEYCGLIRELARK
- a CDS encoding MraY family glycosyltransferase, which codes for MANSQLLLSFAAAASAVLLSAVLTWAVRPLLVRVALAKPNARSSHRIPTPQGGGIAVIAATLIAAVTVIAFAGMAEMKIPIAVFGATLFIAAVGLTDDVNSLPVVPRLLLQGLAVAAVILVAPESLRIVPACPLWLERGLLILAGLWFVNLVNFMDGLDLMTVAEIVPITGALVLLGWLGGLPASTTVAAAALFGAMLGFAPFNRPVAKIFLGDVGSLPIGLLAGWCLLQLAWHQQVAAALLLPLYYLADATVTLLRRVARREPFWAAHRTHFYQRATDNGFSVSRVVSEVFALNLVLAALAIGSAMTSSATIAGLLLGAGGAATALLMHRFSRRQPSRA